In Methylocystis sp. IM3, the following are encoded in one genomic region:
- a CDS encoding DUF4142 domain-containing protein: MKLAIASSAVLAIALSTPLQAQTMRQQSQQNPAATAPLTQAERLTTDQFITQAWNIGQFEIQAGQEAENKATGQGFKQFAQMIINDHTRMNDELKSLVQKAGGMQLPGALDNERQAELNQLRASAERNFDKTFRMQQIKGHQEALRLFQSYASNGDDAGLRSFAQNSIAMLQKHLDQAESLREPSGVM, encoded by the coding sequence ATGAAACTGGCAATCGCATCCAGCGCCGTCCTCGCCATCGCTCTCTCGACGCCGCTGCAGGCCCAGACGATGCGCCAGCAGAGCCAGCAAAATCCCGCCGCCACGGCGCCCCTGACCCAGGCCGAGCGGCTCACGACGGATCAGTTCATCACCCAGGCGTGGAACATCGGCCAGTTCGAAATCCAGGCCGGACAGGAGGCCGAAAACAAGGCGACCGGACAGGGCTTCAAGCAATTCGCCCAGATGATCATCAACGATCACACCAGGATGAACGACGAGCTGAAGTCGCTCGTTCAGAAGGCGGGCGGAATGCAGCTTCCTGGCGCGCTCGACAATGAGCGGCAGGCGGAGCTCAACCAGCTCAGGGCGAGCGCCGAGCGCAACTTCGACAAGACCTTCCGCATGCAGCAGATCAAGGGCCATCAGGAGGCGCTGAGACTCTTCCAGAGCTACGCCTCGAACGGCGACGACGCCGGGCTGCGCAGCTTCGCGCAGAATTCCATCGCCATGCTCCAGAAGCATCTGGACCAGGCCGAGAGTCTGCGCGAACCTTCGGGCGTGATGTAA